The Niabella beijingensis genomic interval TCATACAGTTAAACTGACCACCGCTGTTCCGGTTGGTGATGCGGTGAAGAACAATATCATCAACCAGGTAAAAGCAGCCTCCGGTCAGCAGAAGATCGAGCTGGAAGCAACCGTAAACCCCGATATTATCGGCGGGTTTGTACTGGAAATGGGAGACAAAATGGTAGATGCCAGTGTCAGCTATGACCTGAAGGCCATTGCCAAGCAATTTAAGAATAACGACTTTATTTATAAAGTGCGGTAAGATTATTTGTACGAAGAAAAAAGCCCGTTTAAGACGGGCTTTTTTTATGGACTTCAATCAATTAAAATACTCCAGGTGTTCGATCCGCTCCTCCGGTAGCAATAAATGGGTTTGTATACCCAGCTCCTGCGCATTCGGCAGGTTGGTAAAGCTGTCATCGATGAACAGGGTCTCTTCCGCTGCGATGCCGGCATCCTTCAGCACAAAAGCATAGATCTCCGGGTCCGGTTTCCGCAGGTTGACATCATGCGAATAATACGCCTTTGTAAAAAAGGACTCCAGTGAGGGATACGCCGTTTCCTCTTTCAGCGTTTTTGAAAAGTGATCGTAGTGGATGCGGTTGGTATTGCTGAGCAGGAACAGATTGTAACTGCCCGACAGCGATGCCAGAAAATCCAGACTGGGTTTGCGGTAATCCAGCAGCATCGCATTCCAGGCCTCCGCCAGCTGCACATCCGGAACCGGCCGGCCCAGCAGGCCCCGGAGCCCTTCATAGAATACCGGCGCAGCGATCTGGCCTTTCTCCAGTTGCTGAAAGATCGGGTCTGCCGTATACTGGGAGAACTTATCTTCGAAGTCCTCAAATCCCAATGCGGCAAATGCTGCAAATGACCGTTTAAAATCAAGATTCAGCAATACCCCTCCAAAATCAAAAATTACGTTTTTAATCATGGCTCAAAGATAGGGTCGAAAAATGTTTCGCCCCTATCTTTGCCGGCTAATAAATAACTATGGCTACAACAAAAATTACAGTGAATAATAACGGTTCGCTGCGCATTGAGGGTGACTTTGAAATTGTGGACAGGGATGGTCAGCCCTATGACCTGGGTGGCCGCACCATTGTATCGCTCTGCCGCTGCGGCATGTCGGTGAACAAACCTTTCTGCGACGGCAGCCACAAAGGTCATTTTGAACACGAGGCTACGGCCTTTGCCCTTCCCCCGAAGAAAACCGTTTAACCCGGCAACTGCTTAATTTTGCTGTTATGTACACGCTAAAGAAATCCCTGGGGCAGCATTTTTTAAAAGATGATAACATCTGCAAAAAGATCGTGGCCGCAGTGGCCGCGGAAGCACCGGGGCAGCTGCTGGAAGTAGGGCCCGGTGGCGGGGCCATTACCCGCTACCTGATCCAGTTGCCGGAGGTATCCTTTAAGGCAGTGGAACTGGATGCCGAAAAAGTACAATATCTTTTGACTGCCTATCCGGTACTGAAAGATAAGATCATCCATGAAAGCATCCTGGATACAACTACTCCTTTTGAAGGACCGTTTCATATTGTGGGCAATTTTCCCTATAATATTTCCACGCAGATCCTTTTTAAAATACTCGACTGGAAAGAACAGGTTCCCGTTATTACCGGGATGTTTCAAAAAGAAGTGGCACAGCGGATCGCAGCAGCACCGGGTTCCAAGATCTACGGCGTCACCAGTGTATTGATGCAGGCTTTTTATGAAGTAGCTTATCTTTTCGATGTCAGCGAGCAGGCTTTTAATCCGCCACCGAAAGTAAAAAGCGGGGTGATCCGTCTCAGGAAAAGGCAAACGGAAGAACCGATGAAGTCGGACCGCTCCTTTACCATCCTGGTTAAAACGGCATTCAATCAAAGAAGAAAAACCCTGCGCAATGCCGTGAAACCGTTGTTTGATGATGCAGTGCTGAAGGACGATATCTTTAACAAACGCGCGGAGCAACTATCCGTCCGTGATTTTGCGGAGCTCAGTTTTAAAATGAAATAATCTCCCACGGTTTTTATTTACAGTTTATCTTACAAAAAATTAATTGATGAAAGAAAAAGTGATCATTACAGGAAATGCACATCCCATATTGCAGGAAACCCTTGCAGAGAAAGGATTTGCCGTTTCCTATCTACCCAAAATCACCTATGAGGAGCTGATGGCGCAGGCGCAGGATATCACAGGGCTGGTACTGACCACCCGCATTACGGTAGACAGGGCACTGATCGATGCCGCCCCTTCCCTCAAATGGATCGGCCGGCTGGGCAGTGGTATGGAACTCATCGATGTGCCCTATGCACAAAGCAGGGATATCCTTTGCGTAAGCAGTCCGGAAGGCAACCGTAATGCCGTTGCAGAACAAAGTCTCGGCATGCTGCTGATGCTGCTCAATAAAATGAACATCGCTGTTCCCGAAGTACAGCAGCTGATCTGGAAACGGGAAGAGAACCGGGGTACAGAACTCTCGGGTAAAACGGTAGGCATCATCGGCTATGGCAATACCGGCGGCGCTTTTACCCGGTTACTGCAGCCTTTTAACGTGACCGTGCTTGCTTATGATAAATTCAAAAATGATTTTGCACACGATTTTATAAAAGAAGCTTCCCTCGAACAGGTCTGCCGCTACTCAGATGTGATCAGCTTTAATGTGCCGCTTACTGCAGACACCCGGGGAATGCTTACGCTGGAGCTGATGCAAACCATGCAGCAAAAACCCGTTATCCTTAATGCCAGCCGCGGAAAAGTCATCCATCTCCCCACACTTGCCGAAGGACTAAAACAGGGTCTGATCTCCGGTGCCTGTCTGGATGTACTGGAAAATGAGAAACTCGACACCTATACACCGGAGGAAAAAGAAACACTGCAATGGCTTCTGAATCAGTCCAATGTGATCATCACACCCCATATTGCAGGTTATAGCCATGAGGCATTTTTGAAAATGGCTACGGTTCTGTTAAAAAAGTTAGGCATAAAGGAATTCTGAGCCTTTTTAATTATATTTGTTTATATAGGTAAATGCAACGCTTCAGTTCTGATCTGAGGCGTTGTTATTTTTTTCTGTTTATTCTAAAGAAACGCATATGACGATACAATATGTAACAAAGGAAACATTAGAGCAAATGAAGGAAGAGCTGCAGCACATGAAGGGTGTGGAGCGGCCTGCAGCCAGCAAGGCTATTGCCGAAGCACGTGAAAAAGGAGATCTGAAAGAAAATGCGGAGTATGACGCCGCAAAGGAGGCCCAGGGCATTCTTGAAGCCAAGATCGCTGCACTGGAAGGTGCCCTTGCAAATGCCCGTGTGGTAGATGAATCTACTATTGATACCAGTAAGGTGTCGATCCTGACCAAAGTAAAACTGACCAATCTGAAAACAAAAAAACAGGTCATTTACCAGCTGGTAAGTGAACAGGAAGCCGACTTAAAAGCCGGGAAAATATCCATCACCTCTCCCATCGGAAAAGGCATCCTGGGTAAAGAACCGGGTGATGTAGCTGATGTACAGGCCCCTGCAGGTGTGATCCAGTTTAAGATTGAAGAGATTTCGATATAATTTTTTTGCCACCGGCTGCAGTGCATCGCCGGGCTTTACTTGTGTCACTCACTTGCACTGCAGTACATTTCTCAACTTTTTAAACCGCGCGATGCGCGGTTTTTATTTTATCCGCTACCTGTCCTGTAAATACGGTGCGGGGATCATCGGCGTTCCCTTTGGAAAAAATACTCCGTTATAATCAAAATAAAAAAAACTTCCGGAGCCGGCATCCCTTACCTGGAGCAACGCGTTCTTTGCCCCCGGTATACCAATGTACCGGTAATCCATCCTTTTTCTAAAAACCGGCCGATGGCCATTGGAGGTGGTCTGCTCCAGACTTAGCAACCGGAGTTCTGAATCAGCGGGATTCTTTCTTTCAAAAACGGAGAAGGTCTCATTCAGTTTTTCGCGGCCCTGATGCACCTGCCGGATCACCCGGTTCTTAACCGCCGGCGGAGCCGGCATCATTCCCCGCAGCAATACCTCTTTCCCAAATATCATTCCGATCGCTTCCGGGTTGTATGCGGCTGTTCCCAGCTTTTTAAAATCCGCATTATAAATCGCTACCTGGCCTGGCGATGAGGAGATCCCGTAAATACCGTTCTCCCGCCGGTTGATCACATCTGCTGTCCCCGTCACATACCCGGTCAATAAAGAAATGGAATCATCCGTTTGCAGTACCATATCGTAGCTTTCAAAAGGCGGTAAGGTGCTTACTTTTTCAAATCCACGACCGGCATCCAGCAACTCATAGGTATTGTCTTCTTTTAAACCAAAAACAAACCCCTTACTTTTTTGCAGCTCATTGTCCCAGCGCCCTTCAGTGGCATCAAACTTCCGGTATACCACCGGCAGTTCTATAACATGGTCTGCTTCTATATTCACCAGCCGCGAACGGCCTTCCTTCCAGAAATGATACCAGCGGGCCCTTCCGTCTTCCAGTGCACCGGTTTCTTCATCCAGCTTACCATAGTTTTTTTCAGCAGCGGTAACAGCATCCATCACCATATCATGCTCCTCCTCCGGCATAATAAAAATATATGCTTTGAAGTCCCCTGCAACATAATACCCGGCAGCAAAACCCGGTTCGCGGATCAATGTACCGGTAGTATCCATCAGCCCGGTCTTGTTATTGTATTTAAACGGTACATATACAGGACGCTGCTGCGCATCCGCCTTTATTCCCCATAACAGCAACAACAGCAACGGAAGGATCTGTATTTTCATATATATAGCTCCGGTAATCTGGAACCGCTAAATTACCCGTTTCTGGTTAAAAAAGGTAAATTTGGGCAAACACATGTTTTATGACCATCTTTTCAAAAATAATCGCCGGAGAGATCCCTTCCTATAAAATTGCCGAAGACGATCAGTTCATTGCCTTTTTAGATATTATGCCGCTTCGCAAAGGCCATACACTGGTAGTTCCCAAGATCGAGATAGACAAATTATTTGATGTGCCGGATGCCTATCTTTCCGGTTTGCTGGTGTTTGCAAAGCCCATTGCCAGGGCCATTGAAAAAAGTTTCGACTGCAACCGCTGCGGCGTAAGCGTGGTGGGTATTGAAGTGCCGCATGCGCATGTACATCTTATTCCGCTTAATGATGCCAACGACGTGAATTTTCTGCAGCCCAAGCTCAAATTATCTCCCGAAGAAATGAAGGCGGTACAGGAGGTCATCGTAAAAAACCTGTAAGGTTTAATCAACAGGCCTCAGTTTTGCCGTAAAATGACGTAGCAGCGGGGCTTCATATACAATCTCATACCCGCGGATCTCCTGCCTTTTTGTAAACACGTCGATAATGATCTCCGCCACATAATCGATATGACTCTGAGTATATACCCGGCGGGGTACGGCCAGCCGCACCAGCTCCATCTGCGCCGGTACCAGCGCTCCGTCTGCCGAATATTTTCCAAACATCAGTGAACCGATCTCTACGCTGCGGATCCCTCCTTCCAGATAAAGTGCATTGCTTAACGCAAGACCCGGATACTGATGCACGGGTATGTGCGGCAGAAAGGCCCGGGCGTCCAGGTATATTGCATGTCCGCCAACAGGCTTTACAAAGGGAATACCCTCCGCCTCCAGTTTCTCGCCAATGTATTCCATGCTGCGGATGCGGTACTTCAGATAATGTTCATCCATAATTTCTTCGAGTCCCACTGCTATTGCCTCAAGGTCGCGCCCTGCAAGGCCTCCGTAAGTGGGGAAGCCCTCGGTGATCACCAAAAGGTTCCGGCACTCCTGTGTAAGAATTTC includes:
- a CDS encoding HAD family hydrolase — its product is MIKNVIFDFGGVLLNLDFKRSFAAFAALGFEDFEDKFSQYTADPIFQQLEKGQIAAPVFYEGLRGLLGRPVPDVQLAEAWNAMLLDYRKPSLDFLASLSGSYNLFLLSNTNRIHYDHFSKTLKEETAYPSLESFFTKAYYSHDVNLRKPDPEIYAFVLKDAGIAAEETLFIDDSFTNLPNAQELGIQTHLLLPEERIEHLEYFN
- a CDS encoding CDGSH iron-sulfur domain-containing protein — translated: MATTKITVNNNGSLRIEGDFEIVDRDGQPYDLGGRTIVSLCRCGMSVNKPFCDGSHKGHFEHEATAFALPPKKTV
- the rsmA gene encoding 16S rRNA (adenine(1518)-N(6)/adenine(1519)-N(6))-dimethyltransferase RsmA, translated to MYTLKKSLGQHFLKDDNICKKIVAAVAAEAPGQLLEVGPGGGAITRYLIQLPEVSFKAVELDAEKVQYLLTAYPVLKDKIIHESILDTTTPFEGPFHIVGNFPYNISTQILFKILDWKEQVPVITGMFQKEVAQRIAAAPGSKIYGVTSVLMQAFYEVAYLFDVSEQAFNPPPKVKSGVIRLRKRQTEEPMKSDRSFTILVKTAFNQRRKTLRNAVKPLFDDAVLKDDIFNKRAEQLSVRDFAELSFKMK
- a CDS encoding NAD(P)-dependent oxidoreductase, with amino-acid sequence MKEKVIITGNAHPILQETLAEKGFAVSYLPKITYEELMAQAQDITGLVLTTRITVDRALIDAAPSLKWIGRLGSGMELIDVPYAQSRDILCVSSPEGNRNAVAEQSLGMLLMLLNKMNIAVPEVQQLIWKREENRGTELSGKTVGIIGYGNTGGAFTRLLQPFNVTVLAYDKFKNDFAHDFIKEASLEQVCRYSDVISFNVPLTADTRGMLTLELMQTMQQKPVILNASRGKVIHLPTLAEGLKQGLISGACLDVLENEKLDTYTPEEKETLQWLLNQSNVIITPHIAGYSHEAFLKMATVLLKKLGIKEF
- the greA gene encoding transcription elongation factor GreA, whose protein sequence is MTIQYVTKETLEQMKEELQHMKGVERPAASKAIAEAREKGDLKENAEYDAAKEAQGILEAKIAALEGALANARVVDESTIDTSKVSILTKVKLTNLKTKKQVIYQLVSEQEADLKAGKISITSPIGKGILGKEPGDVADVQAPAGVIQFKIEEISI
- a CDS encoding HIT family protein, which produces MTIFSKIIAGEIPSYKIAEDDQFIAFLDIMPLRKGHTLVVPKIEIDKLFDVPDAYLSGLLVFAKPIARAIEKSFDCNRCGVSVVGIEVPHAHVHLIPLNDANDVNFLQPKLKLSPEEMKAVQEVIVKNL